The Cronobacter sakazakii genome has a window encoding:
- the urtB gene encoding urea ABC transporter permease subunit UrtB has translation MTLFRWLMVAVLLVPWLARAGDADDFAAANRSTQATLLQTWATAPDAARLPLLVALGQENLVVDTQKHPFAQRPEGLTALGSAATPVGAVKPLRLTNRLRNLAAAALATHRLVSDNVTQRLDAARALQRDGDPQMAPLLTQRLAVEKDDTVRDALATALASLQLASPDAAVRLNAVTRLDESGDPQTRARLQPFTDAASEPDARVREAAAASVRAIDHRLMVGDLLGQTFMGLSLGSILLLAALGLAITYGLLGVINMAHGEMLMLGAYATWCVQNALAEFAPQWLAFYPLLALPVAFLVTACAGMALERTIIRHLYGRPLETLLATWGISLMLIQLVRMAFGAQNVEVANPAWLSGGIQVLPNLILPWNRLVVMGFVLLVLFFTWLVLNKTRLGMNVRAVTQNRAMAACCGVPTGRVDMLAFGLGSGIAGLGGVALSQLGNVGPELGQGYIIDSFLVVVLGGVGQFAGSVAAAFGLGIFNKILEPQVGAVLGKIAILVMVILFIQKRPQGLFALKGRAVE, from the coding sequence ATGACATTATTCCGCTGGCTGATGGTCGCCGTCTTGCTGGTGCCGTGGCTCGCCCGCGCCGGTGACGCCGATGATTTTGCGGCCGCCAACCGAAGCACACAGGCGACGCTGCTGCAAACCTGGGCGACAGCGCCGGACGCCGCCCGTCTGCCGCTGCTGGTCGCGCTCGGCCAGGAGAATCTGGTCGTTGATACGCAGAAGCATCCGTTCGCGCAGCGCCCGGAAGGGCTGACTGCGCTCGGGAGCGCCGCCACGCCGGTGGGCGCGGTAAAACCCCTTCGGCTCACCAACCGCCTGCGCAATCTCGCCGCCGCGGCGCTGGCCACACATCGTCTGGTGAGTGACAACGTCACGCAGCGCCTGGATGCCGCCCGCGCGTTACAGCGCGACGGCGACCCGCAAATGGCTCCCTTACTGACGCAGCGCCTGGCCGTTGAAAAAGACGACACCGTGCGCGACGCGCTCGCCACCGCGCTCGCGAGCCTGCAACTGGCAAGCCCGGATGCGGCGGTGCGCCTTAACGCCGTCACGCGGCTTGACGAATCCGGCGATCCGCAAACCCGCGCGCGGCTCCAGCCCTTTACCGACGCGGCCAGCGAGCCTGACGCCCGCGTGCGCGAGGCCGCAGCCGCAAGCGTTCGTGCAATTGACCATCGCCTGATGGTGGGCGATCTGCTCGGCCAGACCTTTATGGGGCTGTCGCTCGGCTCGATTCTGCTGCTGGCCGCGCTCGGTCTTGCCATCACCTACGGCCTGCTTGGCGTTATCAATATGGCCCACGGCGAAATGCTGATGCTCGGCGCTTACGCCACCTGGTGCGTGCAGAACGCGCTGGCGGAATTTGCGCCGCAGTGGCTGGCGTTCTATCCGCTGCTGGCGCTGCCGGTGGCGTTTCTGGTGACGGCCTGCGCCGGGATGGCGCTTGAGCGCACCATTATTCGCCATCTGTATGGCCGCCCGCTGGAGACGCTGCTCGCCACCTGGGGCATCAGCCTGATGCTTATCCAGCTGGTGCGCATGGCGTTTGGCGCGCAAAACGTAGAGGTGGCGAACCCGGCCTGGCTCTCCGGCGGCATTCAGGTGCTGCCGAACCTGATCCTGCCGTGGAACCGTCTGGTGGTGATGGGCTTTGTGCTGCTGGTGCTGTTTTTCACCTGGCTTGTGCTCAATAAAACACGGCTTGGCATGAACGTGCGGGCGGTAACGCAAAACCGCGCAATGGCCGCCTGCTGCGGCGTGCCCACCGGGCGCGTCGATATGCTGGCCTTCGGGCTTGGCTCCGGCATCGCGGGGCTTGGCGGCGTGGCGCTCTCACAGCTTGGCAACGTTGGGCCGGAACTCGGTCAGGGCTACATCATCGATTCGTTTTTAGTGGTGGTGCTGGGCGGCGTTGGTCAGTTCGCAGGGAGTGTGGCGGCGGCGTTCGGTCTGGGCATCTTTAATAAAATCCTCGAGCCGCAGGTGGGCGCGGTGCTTGGCAAAATCGCCATCCTGGTGATGGTTATCCTGTTTATTCAGAAACGCCCGCAGGGGCTGTTCGCACTCAAAGGGAGGGCCGTGGAATGA